Part of the Tenacibaculum sp. SZ-18 genome, TCTTGGGACTTTTTATATACGCGACATTTACTGCTTTCTCAAAAGCAAATCCAGTCGCAAAAGGAAATCCGTTCCTGCATGAGAGTGAAACACATCACTATTACATCATTGAACACAGAGGGGAAGATAATAACGCGCATCATTAAAATTAAGAATAAAAAAATAAGTATATAGGTATGCTAGCTCTATTTTATATTTTCATTGCAGTAGCACTAGGAGTAAGTTTTTGGCAAATAACACGCATAATGAATTTACGTAAAGTTATTGCAACGGATGAAGACAACAACAAGCAAGGAAAGATAGCTCTTGGATTTATGGTTTTCTTATACGCAATGATGATTTATTGCTTATTAGCAATGAATGTTATCATGCTTCCAGAGAGTGCTTCATTAGAAGGTGAACACGATGATACTCTTTTTAATATGACTTTCATTTTAATAGGAATCGTTCAGTTTATCATGCAGTTTTTAATTTTTTACTTCACTTTTAAATATCGAGGTAGAAAGGATAAGAAAGCACTATTTTTTGCTGATAGTCACAAACTGGAATTAATCTGGACCGTTATCCCTGCAGTTACGATCGTATTACTCATCGGTTACGGTTTATGGCAGTGGAACAACATTATGTACGTAGGAGATGATGAGAATCCTATCGTGATCGAGGTATATTCGCAACAGTTTAGATGGGATGCTCGTTATGCTGGCTCAGATAATGAATTAGGATTAGGAAATGTAAATTTTATAGACATCAACAACCGAAATACTATGGGGGTTGACATGAGTGATCCGAAGGCACAGGATGATAAGCAGGTAACTGAGTTATATTTACCTAAAGGAAAGAAAATACTTTTTAAATTCCGTTCACAGGATGTTTTACATTCGGCTTACATGCCTCACTTTAGAGCACAAATGAACTGTGTTCCGGGAATGGTTACTCAATTTTCATTTACACCAAAGTATACTACCGAAGAGATGCGTAGTAATCCTGAGGTGATGGCTAAGGCAAAAGGGATAAATAAAATTCGTCAAGCTAAGGGTGAAGATCCTTATGTATTCGATTATTTGTTATTATGTAATAAAATTTGTGGTGCTTCACATTACAATATGCAGATGAAAATAACTGTTGTAGAAGAAGAGGACTACAAAAAGTGGTTAGGTGAGCAAAAAACATTAGCTCAAGTTGTTATTAAGTAAGATTTTAAACAAATTTATTAGATAAATTAAATTATGTCAGGAGAACATCACCATCATAAAGAAACATTTGTAACTAAATATATTTTTAGTACGGATCACAAGATGATTTCGAAACAATTTTTGATTACAGGAATGTTTATGGGAATCATCGGTGTATTCATGTCCATGTTATTTCGTTTACAGATCGCTTGGCCAGAGAAGTCATTTTCTATCATAGAAGCTTTCTTAGGTTCTCATCAGCAAACTGACGGGGTAATGAATCCAGATACGTATTTAGCCCTAGTTACTATTCACGGTACTATTATGGTATTCTTTGTACTTACTGCAGGTTTAAGTGGTACATTTTCAAATCTTTTAATTCCATTACAGATTGGAGCAAGAGATATGGCATCAGGTTTCTTAAACATGGTTTCATATTGGTTATTCTTTATTTCATCAGTTGTAATGGTAGTGTCCTTATTTGTTGAGGCAGGTCCAGCTTCGGCAGGTTGGACGATTTATCCTCCATTATCGGCATTACCAAAAGCTATTCCGGGATCAGGAATGGGAATGACGTTATGGTTAGTATCGATGGCCATTTTTATTGCTTCATCATTAATTGGATCATTAAACTATATTGTTACTGTATTAAATTTGCGTACAAAAGGTATGAAAATGACAAGATTACCTTTAACTATGTGGGCATTTTTTGTGACAGCGATCATTGGTGTAATCTCGTTTCCAGTATTATTATCAGCTGCTTTATTATTAATCTTTGACAGAAGTTTTGGAACGTCCTTCTATTTATCGGATATTTTTATATCAGGAGAAGTATTACATTATCAAGGAGGTTCACCAGTATTATTTGAACACCTATTTTGGTTCTTAGGACACCCTGAGGTATATATCATTTTATTACCGGCACTAGGAATATCATCTGAGGTAATATCAACAAATTCGAGGAAACCTATTTTTGGATATAGAGCAATGATTGGTTCGATTTTAGGTATCGCATTCTTATCAACTATTGTATGGGGTCACCACATGTTTGTATCAGGAATGAATCCATTCTTGGGTTCAGTTTTTACCTTTACAACAGTATTAATTGCAATACCTTCGGCGGTAAAAGCTTTTAATTACGTTACTACATTATGGAAAGGTAACCTACAGTTAAATCCAGCAATGTTATTTTCAATTGGATTAGTTTCAACATTTGTTACAGGTGGATTAACAGGATTAGTTTTAGGAGATTCGGCTTTAGATATTAATATCCACGATACATATTTTGTAGTGGCTCACTTCCACTTAGTAATGGGGGTATCTGCTTTATTTGGAATGTTTGCTGGTGTTTATCACTGGTATCCTAAGATGTATGGAAGAATGATGAATAAAGTAATGGGATATTGGCACTTTTGGTTAACAATTATTGCTGCCTATGGAGTGTTTTTTCCAATGCACTTTATCGGATTAGCTGGTTTACCACGTCGTTACTATACCAACACTTATTTTCCAATGTTCGATGATTTAGCAGATATCAATGTATTTATGACTGTTATGGCAATCATTGGAGGACTAGCACAGTTGATTTTCTTAGCGAACTTTTTTATATCAATGTATAGAGGTCCGAAAGCATCTCAAAATCCATGGAATTCGAATACATTAGAGTGGACAACACCTGTAGAGCATATTCATGGTAACTGGCCAGGGAAAATTCCAGAAGTACATAGATGGGCGTATGATTACAGTAAAACTGACGATAATGGTAATTATATTCATGGTCAAGATTTTGTGTTGCAGTCTACACCATTAAAAGACGGAGAAGAGCCATCCTAATTGGTTT contains:
- a CDS encoding cytochrome c oxidase subunit I; translated protein: MSGEHHHHKETFVTKYIFSTDHKMISKQFLITGMFMGIIGVFMSMLFRLQIAWPEKSFSIIEAFLGSHQQTDGVMNPDTYLALVTIHGTIMVFFVLTAGLSGTFSNLLIPLQIGARDMASGFLNMVSYWLFFISSVVMVVSLFVEAGPASAGWTIYPPLSALPKAIPGSGMGMTLWLVSMAIFIASSLIGSLNYIVTVLNLRTKGMKMTRLPLTMWAFFVTAIIGVISFPVLLSAALLLIFDRSFGTSFYLSDIFISGEVLHYQGGSPVLFEHLFWFLGHPEVYIILLPALGISSEVISTNSRKPIFGYRAMIGSILGIAFLSTIVWGHHMFVSGMNPFLGSVFTFTTVLIAIPSAVKAFNYVTTLWKGNLQLNPAMLFSIGLVSTFVTGGLTGLVLGDSALDINIHDTYFVVAHFHLVMGVSALFGMFAGVYHWYPKMYGRMMNKVMGYWHFWLTIIAAYGVFFPMHFIGLAGLPRRYYTNTYFPMFDDLADINVFMTVMAIIGGLAQLIFLANFFISMYRGPKASQNPWNSNTLEWTTPVEHIHGNWPGKIPEVHRWAYDYSKTDDNGNYIHGQDFVLQSTPLKDGEEPS
- a CDS encoding cytochrome c oxidase subunit II, with the protein product MLALFYIFIAVALGVSFWQITRIMNLRKVIATDEDNNKQGKIALGFMVFLYAMMIYCLLAMNVIMLPESASLEGEHDDTLFNMTFILIGIVQFIMQFLIFYFTFKYRGRKDKKALFFADSHKLELIWTVIPAVTIVLLIGYGLWQWNNIMYVGDDENPIVIEVYSQQFRWDARYAGSDNELGLGNVNFIDINNRNTMGVDMSDPKAQDDKQVTELYLPKGKKILFKFRSQDVLHSAYMPHFRAQMNCVPGMVTQFSFTPKYTTEEMRSNPEVMAKAKGINKIRQAKGEDPYVFDYLLLCNKICGASHYNMQMKITVVEEEDYKKWLGEQKTLAQVVIK